In Ectothiorhodospira sp. BSL-9, a single window of DNA contains:
- the glgX gene encoding glycogen debranching protein GlgX: protein MKANPDTPPNDGSTRLLPGAPYPLGATFDGQGTNFSVFSEVAERVELCLIDAQGQQTASFDLTEVSALCWHGYLPDVGPGQRYGFRVHGPWNPDQGQRCNPHKLLLDPYAKAVVGRVKWDEAVFPYRFDDPDNSFNDQDSAPHVPHSVVVDTRFDWEDDRHPLTPWHESVIYETHVKGFTIHHPDIPEALRGTYAGLAHPAAIEHLKSLGITAVELMPVHQFIHYAHLEEKGLRNYWGYSSIGYLAPHNEYGASDDPNELLREFKGMVKSLHQAGLEVILDVVYNHTSEGNHLGPMLSLKGLDNAAYYRLMPDDPRHYMDYTGTGNSMNMRHPHVLQLIMDSLRYWVQEMHVDGFRFDLASTLARELHEVDRLSAFFDIIQQDPIISQVKLIAEPWDIGEGGYQVGNFPVLWSEWNGQYRDTVRDFWRGEDQTLGEFAYRLTGSPDLYESSSRLPHASINFVTAHDGFTLRDLVSYNHKHNQDNGEDNQDGADDNRSWNCGEEGPSDDPQVNALRARQQRNFLTTLMLSQGVPMLLGGDELGRTQRGNNNVYCQDNELSWYDWSQVDTSLLEFTRRLVRYRHEHPVFHRRRFFEGRAIHGHDVEDIAWFTLQGERMEEDHWGEGYARSLGIFINGESLPSPGLGGERVADDRFFLAFNAHHEPLEFSLPEASWCKRWRVELDTAQGWVDADRHYDAGGTFTVEARAMVLLRRAAE, encoded by the coding sequence ATGAAGGCCAACCCCGATACGCCCCCCAATGATGGGTCTACCCGGCTCCTGCCCGGCGCGCCTTATCCCCTGGGCGCCACCTTTGACGGTCAGGGCACCAACTTCTCGGTGTTCTCGGAGGTGGCGGAACGGGTGGAGCTATGCCTGATCGACGCGCAGGGACAACAGACCGCCTCCTTTGATCTGACGGAGGTCTCTGCCCTGTGCTGGCACGGCTATCTGCCCGATGTGGGGCCGGGGCAACGCTATGGGTTTCGCGTGCATGGCCCATGGAACCCGGATCAGGGGCAGCGTTGCAACCCCCACAAACTCCTGCTGGACCCCTATGCCAAGGCGGTGGTCGGGCGGGTGAAATGGGACGAAGCCGTGTTCCCCTACCGATTCGATGATCCCGACAACAGTTTCAACGACCAGGACAGTGCCCCTCATGTGCCCCATTCCGTCGTCGTGGACACGCGTTTCGACTGGGAGGATGACCGCCATCCCCTCACTCCCTGGCATGAGTCGGTGATTTACGAGACCCACGTGAAAGGCTTCACCATCCACCATCCGGATATTCCCGAGGCGCTGCGCGGCACCTATGCCGGCCTGGCCCATCCGGCCGCCATCGAGCATCTCAAGTCCCTGGGCATCACGGCGGTGGAGCTGATGCCGGTGCATCAGTTCATCCATTACGCGCACCTGGAGGAGAAAGGCCTGCGCAATTACTGGGGCTACAGCAGCATCGGCTATCTGGCACCCCACAACGAATATGGCGCCAGCGACGACCCCAATGAACTGCTCCGGGAGTTCAAGGGAATGGTCAAGTCGCTGCACCAGGCGGGGCTGGAGGTGATTCTGGACGTGGTATACAACCACACCAGCGAAGGCAACCACCTGGGGCCCATGCTCAGCCTCAAGGGACTGGACAACGCCGCCTACTACCGGCTGATGCCGGACGACCCCCGTCATTACATGGACTACACGGGCACCGGCAATTCCATGAACATGCGCCATCCCCATGTGCTGCAGCTGATCATGGACTCGCTGCGCTACTGGGTGCAGGAGATGCACGTGGACGGCTTTCGCTTCGACCTGGCCTCAACCCTGGCCCGGGAGCTGCACGAAGTGGACCGACTTTCGGCATTCTTCGACATCATCCAGCAGGATCCCATCATCAGCCAGGTAAAGCTCATCGCCGAGCCCTGGGACATCGGCGAGGGCGGCTATCAGGTGGGCAACTTCCCGGTGCTGTGGTCGGAGTGGAATGGCCAGTACCGGGACACCGTTCGGGATTTCTGGCGCGGCGAGGATCAAACCCTGGGAGAATTCGCGTACCGGTTGACGGGCAGCCCCGACCTGTATGAGTCCTCCTCCCGGCTACCCCATGCCAGCATCAACTTCGTCACCGCCCACGATGGTTTCACCCTGCGGGATCTGGTGTCCTACAACCACAAGCACAACCAGGACAATGGCGAGGATAACCAGGACGGCGCCGATGACAATCGCTCCTGGAACTGTGGCGAGGAAGGGCCCAGCGATGACCCCCAGGTGAACGCCCTGCGAGCCCGGCAGCAACGCAATTTCCTGACCACCCTGATGCTGTCCCAGGGCGTGCCCATGCTGCTGGGGGGAGATGAACTGGGGCGCACACAACGGGGCAACAACAACGTCTATTGCCAGGACAACGAACTCTCCTGGTATGACTGGTCACAGGTGGATACGTCACTACTGGAGTTCACCCGCCGCCTGGTGCGTTATCGACATGAGCATCCGGTGTTCCATCGGCGACGCTTTTTCGAGGGCCGGGCCATTCATGGCCACGATGTGGAAGATATTGCCTGGTTCACACTCCAGGGTGAACGCATGGAAGAGGATCACTGGGGAGAGGGCTATGCCAGATCTCTGGGCATATTCATCAATGGTGAGTCCCTGCCCTCCCCCGGCCTGGGAGGCGAGCGCGTCGCCGATGATCGCTTCTTTCTGGCGTTCAACGCCCATCACGAACCCCTGGAATTCAGCCTGCCCGAGGCCAGCTGGTGCAAACGCTGGCGGGTGGAGCTGGATACTGCCCAGGGATGGGTGGATGCGGATCGGCACTATGACGCCGGAGGCACGTTCACCGTGGAGGCTCGCGCCATGGTTTTGCTGCGACGGGCCGCCGAGTAA
- a CDS encoding MFS transporter has protein sequence MTHYLRFVALHWRFLLFGVLAAALSGFGQTFYVGVFGGELRAAFDLTHGQYGLLYSLATLGSGILMVWAGAWIDRMSLQQFAVLVGLGVAAGSVVMGLAASAVMIGVGFFLLRLFGQGLFMHMASTSMGRHFSANRGKAVSIASKGLPLAEAVMPAAGVALIALIGWRHTWLASAVVMVVFFIPLLLWLLHGRGVRGENTSTGANPTQAPGVPVSPRQWTRSEVLRDLRFYRLLPVVLAPPLIVTAMIFHLAHLGEGKGWSIQWLATTFTGFALAHVVGLLVSGVVLDRFGARLMLRVFLLPMLAGLLVVAWLDHPLWAWVFMICLGASIGGAGTLLGALWPVLYGVAHLGAIRAMVHSAMMISTAIMPVTVGLALDASATMESVALVLSGYILLALAVSWGALNRS, from the coding sequence ATGACCCACTATCTTCGTTTTGTCGCCCTCCATTGGCGCTTTCTGCTCTTTGGCGTGCTGGCCGCCGCCCTCTCCGGATTCGGACAGACCTTCTACGTAGGGGTGTTTGGCGGCGAGTTGCGGGCGGCCTTCGATCTCACGCACGGCCAATACGGGCTGTTGTATTCCCTGGCCACACTGGGCAGCGGGATCCTGATGGTGTGGGCGGGGGCCTGGATCGATCGCATGTCCCTGCAGCAATTCGCTGTGCTGGTGGGTTTGGGCGTGGCCGCCGGGTCCGTGGTGATGGGCCTGGCGGCCTCTGCGGTGATGATCGGGGTGGGTTTCTTTCTGCTGCGACTCTTCGGGCAGGGGCTGTTCATGCACATGGCCTCTACCAGCATGGGCCGGCATTTTTCGGCCAATCGGGGCAAGGCGGTGAGCATCGCCTCCAAGGGCCTGCCCCTGGCCGAGGCAGTGATGCCCGCCGCCGGCGTGGCCTTGATCGCCCTGATCGGCTGGCGCCATACGTGGCTGGCCTCCGCGGTGGTGATGGTGGTGTTCTTCATCCCCTTGTTGCTGTGGCTGTTACATGGGCGGGGCGTTCGGGGCGAGAACACTTCGACAGGCGCGAATCCCACGCAAGCCCCTGGAGTGCCTGTGAGTCCCCGGCAATGGACCCGCAGCGAAGTGTTGCGGGACCTGCGCTTCTACCGGCTGCTGCCGGTGGTGCTGGCACCGCCCTTGATCGTGACCGCCATGATCTTTCACCTGGCCCATCTGGGTGAGGGCAAGGGATGGTCCATACAATGGCTGGCCACGACCTTCACCGGTTTTGCCCTGGCGCATGTGGTGGGGCTGCTGGTCTCCGGCGTGGTGCTGGATCGCTTTGGGGCGCGGCTGATGCTGCGGGTGTTCCTGTTGCCCATGCTGGCCGGACTGCTGGTGGTGGCATGGCTGGATCATCCGCTCTGGGCGTGGGTGTTCATGATCTGTCTGGGGGCATCCATCGGTGGTGCCGGTACGTTGCTGGGAGCGCTGTGGCCGGTGCTCTACGGCGTGGCACACCTGGGCGCCATCCGCGCCATGGTCCACTCGGCCATGATGATCTCCACCGCCATCATGCCGGTAACGGTAGGGCTGGCTCTGGATGCCTCTGCCACGATGGAGTCGGTGGCACTGGTGCTGTCGGGCTATATCCTGCTGGCCCTGGCCGTTTCCTGGGGCGCGCTGAACAGGTCATAA
- the thpR gene encoding RNA 2',3'-cyclic phosphodiesterase translates to MTQRLFFALWPDDPLREAIQSRVPAGHGGRPVAPENLHLTLAFIGDADAAYAECLARAASTVEMQPFEFELTGLGCFRKPGVLWLGDVAPRAPLERLAQDLNAALTTCGFKPEAREYRPHVTVARKLKAPVARAPIHPIRWSVDRFCLVVSKPGPDGVRYEVVQRYPV, encoded by the coding sequence ATGACCCAACGACTATTCTTCGCCCTGTGGCCCGATGATCCCTTGCGGGAGGCAATCCAGTCCCGCGTGCCGGCGGGGCATGGTGGGCGCCCGGTCGCCCCCGAGAATCTGCACCTCACGCTGGCCTTCATTGGTGATGCAGATGCGGCCTATGCCGAGTGCCTGGCCCGGGCCGCAAGCACGGTGGAAATGCAGCCATTCGAGTTCGAACTCACGGGGCTTGGGTGTTTCCGAAAACCGGGAGTGTTGTGGCTGGGGGACGTTGCCCCCCGAGCCCCCCTGGAGCGGCTGGCTCAGGATCTGAACGCAGCCCTGACAACCTGCGGCTTCAAGCCGGAGGCGCGGGAATACCGTCCCCATGTCACCGTGGCCCGCAAGCTGAAAGCCCCCGTGGCACGGGCGCCCATTCATCCTATCCGGTGGTCGGTGGACCGCTTCTGTCTGGTGGTGTCCAAGCCAGGCCCGGATGGCGTGCGCTACGAGGTGGTGCAACGCTATCCTGTGTGA
- the wrbA gene encoding NAD(P)H:quinone oxidoreductase, protein MSKILVLYYSMYGHIETMANAVAEGARGVDGATVDIKRVPELMNEDDARNAGAKLDQAAPIAQPEELADYDAVIFGTPTRFGNMASQMRSFLDRTGGLWAQGKLVGKVGSVFTSTGTGGGAETTITSFWHTLAHQGFVIVGVPYAIPELTDISETRGGSPYGAATLAGPDGSRQPSDKELAIARFQGQHVAQVAQRMTSGAV, encoded by the coding sequence ATGAGCAAGATTCTGGTTTTGTATTACTCCATGTACGGTCATATCGAGACCATGGCCAACGCAGTCGCCGAGGGTGCCCGCGGCGTGGACGGCGCCACCGTGGACATCAAGCGCGTGCCCGAACTGATGAATGAAGACGATGCCCGCAACGCCGGTGCCAAGCTGGATCAGGCAGCCCCCATTGCCCAGCCCGAGGAACTGGCGGATTACGACGCCGTGATCTTCGGCACCCCCACCCGATTCGGCAACATGGCCTCGCAGATGCGCAGCTTTCTGGACCGCACCGGCGGCCTGTGGGCCCAGGGCAAGCTGGTGGGCAAGGTGGGCAGCGTGTTCACCTCCACCGGCACCGGCGGCGGCGCCGAGACCACCATCACCTCCTTCTGGCACACCCTGGCGCACCAGGGGTTCGTGATCGTGGGCGTGCCTTATGCGATCCCCGAACTGACCGACATTTCCGAAACCCGGGGCGGCAGCCCCTATGGCGCGGCCACCCTGGCGGGCCCGGATGGCAGCCGTCAGCCCAGTGACAAGGAGCTGGCCATCGCCCGCTTCCAGGGTCAGCACGTGGCGCAGGTCGCTCAGAGGATGACCAGCGGCGCGGTTTGA
- a CDS encoding LysR family transcriptional regulator, which produces MKHIDLPGFDLIRALRVFVTVVDAGGFSAASERLGLARGQPSRYLSKLEGHLGTRLMQRTTRRHSLTEAGSAFYPRAVQILQLVDEAEQDLALETDAVRGRLRLSAPVSFGIRHLAPALADFKRAYPAVTLDVTFNDHLVNLVEEGVDLAVRITSSLDPALVARPLTTTDKVLCAAPGYLKAKGAPDHPHDLVDHDCLVYTNEPSSQEWRFSRGQEEVAVRVEGSLRSDNGEMLVAAAEAELGLVLVPRFLAADALAQGRLVTCLDAWQAPALTVYAVYADRRWLPPRVRALIDFLVGRFAGGV; this is translated from the coding sequence ATGAAACACATCGATCTGCCGGGTTTCGACCTCATCCGCGCCCTGCGCGTCTTTGTCACCGTGGTGGACGCCGGGGGATTCAGCGCCGCATCGGAGCGCCTGGGCCTGGCGCGCGGGCAACCGAGCCGTTATCTGAGCAAGCTGGAGGGCCATCTGGGTACGCGCCTCATGCAGCGCACCACCCGCCGCCACTCCCTCACCGAGGCCGGCAGCGCCTTCTACCCCCGCGCGGTGCAGATCCTGCAACTGGTGGATGAAGCCGAGCAGGATCTGGCCCTGGAGACCGACGCCGTGCGTGGCCGACTGCGTCTGAGCGCCCCGGTGAGTTTCGGCATCCGCCACCTGGCCCCGGCCCTGGCAGACTTCAAGCGGGCCTATCCCGCGGTCACGCTGGACGTGACCTTCAACGACCATCTGGTCAACCTGGTGGAAGAGGGGGTCGACCTGGCAGTGCGCATCACCTCATCCCTGGATCCCGCCCTGGTAGCACGCCCCCTGACCACCACCGACAAGGTCCTGTGCGCCGCCCCCGGCTACCTGAAGGCGAAGGGCGCACCGGACCACCCCCATGATCTCGTGGACCATGACTGCCTCGTGTACACAAACGAGCCCAGCAGCCAGGAATGGCGCTTCAGCCGGGGGCAGGAGGAAGTGGCCGTGCGGGTGGAAGGCTCCCTGCGCTCGGACAACGGCGAAATGCTGGTAGCCGCCGCTGAGGCGGAACTGGGCCTGGTGCTGGTGCCCCGATTCTTGGCTGCTGATGCGTTGGCACAGGGCAGACTGGTGACCTGTCTGGATGCCTGGCAGGCGCCGGCGCTGACGGTGTATGCCGTTTATGCGGATCGACGCTGGCTGCCACCAAGGGTTCGGGCGTTGATTGATTTTTTGGTGGGGCGGTTTGCTGGGGGAGTGTAG
- a CDS encoding BrnT family toxin: MRHLTFDWDPHKDAVNRKKHGVSFQEARTAFTDEFARLIADPDHTDVEDRFILLGVSIQSRLLVVCHCVREGETIRIISARKANRREQKVYEVYRHA; the protein is encoded by the coding sequence ATGCGCCATCTTACCTTTGACTGGGATCCTCACAAGGACGCCGTCAACCGCAAGAAACATGGTGTTTCGTTTCAGGAGGCCAGGACGGCCTTTACCGATGAGTTTGCGCGTCTTATAGCCGACCCAGATCATACAGACGTGGAAGATCGGTTCATACTCCTCGGGGTGAGCATACAGTCTCGTTTGCTGGTGGTGTGCCATTGCGTCAGGGAAGGTGAGACCATTCGAATCATCTCTGCACGTAAAGCCAATAGGCGAGAACAAAAGGTTTATGAGGTATATAGACATGCGTGA
- a CDS encoding BrnA antitoxin family protein, which translates to MRDDYDFSGSVKNPYAKKLKKQVTIRLDEDTVQYFKNLAEEKGLPYQSLINLYLRDCAQSHKELKIEWQ; encoded by the coding sequence ATGCGTGATGATTATGATTTCTCGGGGTCGGTTAAGAATCCGTACGCCAAGAAACTCAAGAAGCAGGTCACGATCCGGCTCGATGAAGACACGGTCCAATATTTCAAGAATCTTGCTGAGGAAAAGGGTCTGCCCTATCAGAGTCTTATTAACCTCTATCTGCGTGACTGTGCACAGTCACACAAAGAGCTAAAGATTGAGTGGCAGTGA
- a CDS encoding tyrosine-type recombinase/integrase, producing the protein MSSAQRLFAKCRRRAGINKSVGIHGLRHAYATHQLENGLAVHDLQRLLGHSHLQTTLRYIHWTPSDQRSYSGHVDLMAALPEVRHA; encoded by the coding sequence GTGAGCTCTGCACAGCGCCTGTTTGCCAAGTGTCGTCGCCGTGCGGGGATCAACAAGTCGGTGGGCATTCACGGCCTGCGGCATGCGTATGCCACGCATCAGTTGGAGAATGGGCTGGCCGTACATGACCTGCAGCGGCTGTTGGGGCATAGCCATTTGCAGACCACGCTGCGGTATATCCACTGGACCCCCAGTGATCAACGCAGTTATTCCGGGCATGTGGATCTGATGGCGGCATTGCCGGAGGTTCGTCATGCCTGA
- a CDS encoding transposase produces the protein MPEPATMQDILNRFLVASLRQASDRGELSRVTRPGEVDRLLDELMQVPWNVYTKACLNHSATVVDYLGRYTHRIAISNQRVLGLDNGEVHFTYKDYRTDQRKVMVLAGEEFVRRFLQHILPKGLMRVRHYGFLANRCRRQKLEQIRVALRQEGAQKPAASPSTAAAHYPCPRCRSGQLRVIAEIPRGVLCNQLKERRC, from the coding sequence ATGCCTGAGCCCGCAACGATGCAGGATATTCTCAATCGCTTCCTGGTCGCAAGTTTGAGGCAGGCGTCCGACAGGGGGGAGCTATCTCGGGTGACTCGCCCCGGGGAGGTCGACCGTCTGCTGGACGAACTGATGCAGGTCCCGTGGAACGTCTACACCAAGGCCTGCTTGAACCACAGCGCGACGGTGGTGGACTACCTGGGCCGTTACACCCACCGCATCGCCATCAGCAACCAGCGGGTTCTCGGATTGGATAACGGCGAGGTTCACTTCACCTACAAGGATTATCGGACCGATCAACGTAAGGTGATGGTACTGGCAGGAGAAGAGTTCGTGCGCCGGTTCTTGCAGCACATTCTACCCAAGGGCTTGATGCGCGTTCGCCATTACGGTTTCTTGGCCAACCGTTGCCGACGGCAAAAGCTTGAGCAAATCCGGGTGGCATTGCGGCAGGAGGGCGCGCAGAAGCCAGCGGCATCACCGAGTACGGCAGCGGCGCATTACCCCTGTCCACGGTGCCGTAGCGGCCAGTTGCGTGTGATTGCCGAAATCCCGCGGGGTGTCTTGTGCAATCAACTCAAGGAGCGACGATGCTAA
- a CDS encoding IS66 family transposase: MKLQRPTQAELDGMTHAQKDALIVQLFDALETLSARLAELEKKVEKNSRNSSKPPSSDGPRKGPAQPRQKGQRSSGGQKGHKGATRQMVDNPDAVEELLPQGRCACGCDLGVLPATMKERRQQIEIPEPRAIYTEFRRMQVVCGCGRRHLGEFPAGVTPNISYGPRLKAYAIGLNQGHFVALQRTSQILGDQYGVAPSAGTLQNWILGMADGLEATYQAAGDQIRQAAVAHFDESGLRVQGRLHWLHVAATTEAVYYTAHTKRGHEAMDEAGILPHFKGVAVHDHWAPYWRYKDCEHVLCNAHHLRELNYSDELTVERRVLSVGEIPTRQLSLQPVAIGAAVEVTKQSKPLM; encoded by the coding sequence ATGAAGCTCCAGCGCCCCACGCAAGCAGAACTCGACGGCATGACCCATGCGCAGAAGGATGCGCTGATCGTGCAGTTGTTCGATGCGCTGGAGACGCTCAGTGCCCGATTGGCCGAGTTGGAGAAGAAGGTCGAGAAGAACAGTCGCAACTCCAGCAAGCCTCCATCCTCGGACGGTCCACGCAAAGGTCCGGCCCAACCGCGGCAAAAGGGCCAAAGATCCAGTGGTGGCCAAAAAGGCCACAAAGGCGCGACCCGGCAGATGGTGGATAACCCGGATGCGGTGGAGGAACTGCTGCCCCAGGGTCGCTGTGCGTGTGGTTGCGATCTGGGCGTGTTGCCGGCCACGATGAAGGAACGTCGCCAGCAGATTGAAATTCCCGAGCCCCGGGCCATTTATACCGAATTCCGACGGATGCAAGTGGTGTGCGGCTGTGGCCGTCGCCATCTGGGCGAGTTTCCGGCGGGTGTGACGCCCAACATCAGCTATGGTCCGCGCCTGAAGGCCTATGCGATTGGCCTGAACCAGGGGCATTTTGTCGCCTTGCAGCGTACCAGTCAGATTCTGGGAGACCAGTATGGCGTGGCGCCCTCCGCAGGGACGTTGCAGAACTGGATTCTGGGGATGGCCGATGGCCTGGAGGCGACCTATCAGGCGGCCGGTGACCAGATCCGTCAGGCCGCCGTGGCCCATTTCGATGAGAGCGGGCTGCGGGTGCAGGGTCGACTGCACTGGCTCCACGTGGCCGCCACGACCGAGGCGGTGTACTACACGGCCCACACCAAGCGGGGGCATGAGGCCATGGATGAGGCCGGTATTCTTCCCCACTTCAAAGGGGTGGCGGTGCATGATCACTGGGCTCCCTACTGGCGCTACAAGGACTGCGAGCATGTGCTGTGCAATGCCCATCATCTTCGAGAATTGAACTACAGCGATGAACTCACCGTGGAAAGGCGCGTTCTCTCAGTGGGTGAAATTCCCACGCGGCAACTATCGCTCCAGCCGGTAGCAATCGGAGCGGCTGTGGAGGTAACGAAGCAGTCGAAGCCTCTGATGTAA
- a CDS encoding reverse transcriptase domain-containing protein, whose product MSLQAPEKVRPLSPLLANLFLHYALDHWLAAHHPEIEFCRYADDGILHCRSEAKALQMREHLSSRLQSCGLELHPDKTRVVYCKDSKRPGTYPVIQFDFLGYTFRPRRIGLRDGTLKTGFAPAVSRTALKAMRQRLRDSGVFRYSHHDLQALADWTAPRLRGWMRYYCRYRGSEFQTLADYVDFLIVRWAMRKYKRPRGHKTRAYAWLDRQKRRSPSLFAHWSGRGGSSLGRLDRLV is encoded by the coding sequence GTGAGCCTACAAGCTCCTGAAAAGGTACGGCCGCTATCACCGTTGCTCGCCAACCTGTTCCTGCACTATGCGCTGGATCACTGGTTGGCCGCGCATCATCCGGAGATCGAGTTTTGTCGCTACGCCGATGATGGCATCTTGCACTGTCGCAGCGAGGCCAAGGCACTTCAGATGCGCGAGCATCTGTCGTCTCGGCTGCAAAGCTGCGGTCTTGAACTCCACCCGGACAAGACCCGGGTGGTCTACTGCAAGGACAGCAAGCGCCCGGGAACGTATCCGGTTATTCAGTTTGACTTCCTTGGCTACACGTTCAGGCCGCGGCGGATCGGGTTACGCGATGGCACGCTGAAGACGGGCTTTGCTCCGGCGGTGAGCCGGACGGCCCTGAAAGCGATGCGTCAACGATTGCGTGACAGTGGGGTGTTCCGGTACAGCCACCATGATCTTCAAGCACTGGCTGACTGGACGGCACCTCGCCTGCGTGGATGGATGCGGTACTACTGCCGCTATCGGGGTTCGGAGTTCCAGACCCTGGCCGACTATGTTGACTTCCTGATCGTTCGCTGGGCAATGCGGAAATACAAGCGCCCGCGAGGGCATAAAACTCGCGCTTACGCATGGCTGGATCGACAGAAGCGTCGCTCCCCATCGCTGTTTGCTCACTGGAGCGGCCGAGGGGGCAGTTCCCTCGGCCGACTCGATCGTCTGGTTTGA
- a CDS encoding helix-turn-helix domain-containing protein: protein MPRYPDERREAAVAKLLPPYNLSPREVAEQEGVSIATVYKWRKACDIRPQVISP, encoded by the coding sequence ATGCCGCGATATCCTGACGAACGCAGAGAAGCCGCAGTAGCCAAGCTATTGCCCCCGTACAACCTCTCGCCCCGGGAGGTGGCGGAGCAGGAAGGGGTTTCCATTGCTACGGTGTACAAGTGGCGCAAGGCCTGCGACATACGACCGCAAGTTATCTCACCATGA
- a CDS encoding DNA cytosine methyltransferase — protein sequence MKFIDLFAGLGGFHQALTQRGAECVFASELNTHLANLYEKNFGIEPHGDIRAVDLASIPDHDVLCAGFPCQPFSKAGDQKGLECPQWGNLFDYVVEILKLKQPRYFIIENVPNLIKHKGGETWEKICSQLREDYDIDFARLSPHMFGIPQKRERAFIIGDRKGLNGFDWQIPQALPEISIRSILDYDPADAHALNENHVTYLEAWQDFVAAFPKDEDLPSFPIWAMEFGADYPLDGPTPHKRGYQGLGAFKGGFGQPLKRLSPDAVKDALPGYARTDLDTFPDWKIDFIQKNRDFYARHKALIDGWIHRIREFPPSFQKLEWNCKGSERNIWRHLLQFRASGIRVKKDDTAPSLIAMTTSQVPIVAWQKRYMTPRECSRLQSMGGLEHLPDSKNGAYKAFGNAVNVDVVLHIYDVLVNRSALWAPETIMVAAE from the coding sequence ATGAAATTTATCGATCTTTTCGCAGGTTTAGGCGGTTTTCACCAGGCGTTGACACAGCGCGGGGCGGAGTGCGTCTTCGCGTCTGAACTAAATACGCACCTTGCGAACCTGTACGAAAAGAACTTCGGCATCGAGCCGCATGGTGATATACGTGCCGTCGATCTTGCGTCTATCCCCGATCACGATGTCCTTTGCGCCGGATTTCCCTGTCAGCCGTTCTCCAAGGCCGGTGATCAAAAAGGACTCGAATGCCCGCAATGGGGAAACCTCTTCGACTATGTCGTTGAAATCCTCAAGCTCAAGCAACCGCGTTACTTCATCATCGAGAACGTGCCCAACCTGATCAAGCATAAGGGCGGGGAGACATGGGAGAAGATTTGCTCCCAGCTGCGCGAAGATTACGATATCGACTTCGCTAGACTGTCCCCCCACATGTTTGGAATCCCGCAAAAGCGCGAGCGCGCCTTCATCATTGGCGACCGGAAGGGGCTGAACGGGTTTGACTGGCAGATACCGCAAGCCTTGCCGGAAATCTCTATCCGTTCGATACTTGATTATGATCCCGCCGATGCGCATGCGCTGAACGAGAATCACGTCACCTATCTGGAAGCCTGGCAGGACTTTGTCGCGGCCTTTCCTAAAGATGAGGACCTGCCGTCATTTCCGATATGGGCAATGGAATTCGGTGCGGACTATCCGCTGGATGGGCCAACGCCGCACAAGCGCGGATATCAAGGGCTGGGCGCGTTCAAAGGCGGATTCGGTCAGCCGCTCAAAAGGCTATCCCCCGATGCGGTCAAAGACGCGCTGCCCGGTTATGCCCGCACAGACCTCGATACATTCCCGGACTGGAAGATCGACTTCATCCAGAAGAACCGCGATTTTTATGCCCGTCACAAGGCGCTGATCGATGGCTGGATTCACAGAATCAGGGAATTTCCGCCCAGCTTCCAGAAGCTGGAATGGAACTGCAAAGGCAGTGAGCGGAATATCTGGAGGCACCTACTCCAATTTCGTGCCAGCGGTATCCGTGTTAAGAAAGACGATACTGCGCCGTCACTGATTGCCATGACCACGAGCCAGGTGCCGATTGTTGCCTGGCAAAAGCGCTACATGACGCCGCGCGAATGCAGCCGTTTGCAGAGCATGGGCGGTCTTGAGCATCTGCCCGATTCAAAGAACGGTGCATACAAGGCGTTCGGCAATGCGGTGAATGTGGATGTGGTCCTGCACATCTACGATGTGCTGGTCAACCGATCAGCTCTTTGGGCACCGGAAACCATAATGGTTGCGGCGGAATAA